Within the Saccharomonospora amisosensis genome, the region CCCCTTGTCTTGTCAGATCGCGGTTGTGTCGCTGGTCAGCGAGCCCTTCGGGCCAGTCGCTCCGGGTCCAGGATCAGCACGCTCTTGCCTTCCAGTCGCAGCCAGCCGCGGTGAGCGAAGTCGGCGAGCGCCTTGTTCACGGTCTCCCGTGACGCGCCGACATACTGAGCGATCTCCTCCTGGGTCAGGTCGTGCGTGACCCGCAGCAGGCCCGCCTCCTGACTGCCGAACCGCTGGGCGAGTTGCAGCAGCGCCCTGGCCACCCGGCCGGGCACGTCGGTGAAGATCAGCTCGGCCACCATGTTGTTCGTGCGGCGCAACCTACGGGCGACCACACGCAGTAGCTGCTCGGCGATCTCCGGGCGCGTGGAGATCCACTGCCGCAGTGCGGGCCGGTCCATCGTTACGGCGCTGACCTCGGTCACCGTCGTGGCGGTCGACGTGCGAGGGCCGGGGTCGAAGATCGACAACTCGCCGAACATGTCGGAAGGGCCCATGATCTGGAACAGGTTCTCGCGTCCGTCGGCGGACTTGCGCCCGATCTTCACCTTGCCCGACTTTATGATGTACAGCTTGTCGCCCGGCTCGCCCTCGTTGAAGATCACGTGGCCGCGGGGGAATTCCACTGTCTCCAAGGTCTGCGCGAGCGCCTCGGCCGCCGCCGGTTCCACACCCTGGAAAATGCCCGCGCGGGCCAGGGTCTCGTCCACCTCGTGCCTCCTTTGAGAAGCGACCCCGATCCTCGAGTGCAGAGGAGCGTGTCGCCGATCACTAAAATGCAGTGTAGGGCGTGCCCCCGAGTTCGCTTCCCGGCTCACCGCCGAAACGGTCGACCACGGCCCGCTCGGTCAGGTGGTCCCT harbors:
- a CDS encoding Crp/Fnr family transcriptional regulator; translation: MDETLARAGIFQGVEPAAAEALAQTLETVEFPRGHVIFNEGEPGDKLYIIKSGKVKIGRKSADGRENLFQIMGPSDMFGELSIFDPGPRTSTATTVTEVSAVTMDRPALRQWISTRPEIAEQLLRVVARRLRRTNNMVAELIFTDVPGRVARALLQLAQRFGSQEAGLLRVTHDLTQEEIAQYVGASRETVNKALADFAHRGWLRLEGKSVLILDPERLARRAR